The Rhinolophus ferrumequinum isolate MPI-CBG mRhiFer1 chromosome 21, mRhiFer1_v1.p, whole genome shotgun sequence region AGCTCCAGGGACGGCCCTTCCTGCCCTCAGCCTGGAATAGGGGGTAGCTGGGGGCAGGAAAGTGCAGGTGCCGCCCCAGCCCCAGGTACCGTGGGTCCTCTGCCCATAGGAATGGAATGGTTGTGCCCATCACCTCCTGGATGGCTCCCGGTGTGGGGAAAGGGGGTTGGGGTGAGGTACAGGTGCAGTAAATGGAGTTGTCCCGGGCTGCCTGCCCCTTGGCCCAGTGAGCCCCCTTATTGCCACCATGAGCTGGCGGGACTGGGGGACTCCGAGGGTCTAAGGATTTAACTCCACCCCCTCAAGCGACCCCCTGAGGCCCTCCAAGGGACCCAATCTGGTTTCTGGACAACCAAATCCCCTAGAAGTCCCGTAAGGTTTCCACTGTCCCTTTGGGCCAAACCCCTGCCCCCAAGCTCCTCATGGCTTCTCCCCCTCTCCAAAATAAGGTTCCAGCTTTCATTCTTCCTGAGGCCTCAGATCAAAAGGTACTTCCCTAGAGAATATCATTTAATACATTTGAGACATCATCCATACAAAGTTAGcgttacatttaaaaagtaggaCCATAATATAAACCAGTAGAAAAACGGGCTTGACTGAGCCACCTTGGGCAACCCCTGGGCGTGGGTCCTTGGGGGGGCCTAGCCTCTGGCCCCCACTAGGATGGGAGTGAGGCACAGGGTGGTGGGGCTGGCCGTCGTCAGAGCCAGCCCTGAGAGGCAGAACACTTGAAGGGAGGGCAAAGGGACAGGGAGCACAGCCTCGGCTGGCTAAGAACACGCAAAGGCTCCTGGCTTCCCAGTCTGCGTTTCGTGCTGCTTCTCTGTCCCAGACCACAGCCAAACCTCTTCCACCACATGGGCAGGCTCAGGAGGCTACTGGTGAAAgggcagagaggggaagaaaCACGGAGGGGGCCGTGGTGAGGCAGGGGTGGGAACCTGGTGGGACACCCGGCCATGTGCCCGGAAAGGCACACTCACAGTAATGGTGGGCGAGGACGCACCCgtagaggctggggtgggagatGGCAGCAGCCTGAGGACTCCGGGAGGAAAGAAACCCTCCCTCCAGGAGGTGGGCAGGACAGCAGGGCAGACGTCGGCCAGAGCCCTGAGCTACAGAGAAGCAGGTGCTCTGAGTGCCCCCCAGTCAGGGCCAGGAACACGCAGGCCTGAGGAGGGGGACCTCAGTCCCCCAAGGAAGCCGTCTGTATGACCGTCTCCGAGGCAGCCTCGCCTGGCGGGGCACCACCGGGGCCGGGCGCCTGGGCACCGCCGGTGAGTCTCTGGAgtgcgggtggggtggggtgctcTGCGGCAGGCAGCTGGGCCCAGGCACAGCCCGTGTGGTGTGTAGCAGCCTCGCCCGGCCCCGCCGGGCAGGTGGTCAGTGCAGCACCTGGTCCAGCTCGTACTTCTCGCAGAAGCGGTTAGTGAATGGGAAGCAGGTGAGGTACTCGATCCAGGGCCAGTGGATGGGGTGGACATAGAGCCAGATGACCAGAGAGGCGAAGAGGCCGGCGAAGACCAGCAGCGACACCAGGATGAGGGCGCGCTTGCGGTACTTGTCGCTGGTGCCGAAGGTGATGTAGGGCAGGAAAGCAAAGGCCAGCAGCAGGCCGCTGAGGAAGCCGAAGATGTGGGCAATGTTGTCGATCCAGGGCAGCAGGCCACACACGAACAGCAAGAGCACGACGGCCGACAGTTTCAGGAAGGCCTTCCAGGGCCGCTCCAGCAGCTGCCAGCTCTGGAAGAGCTCCACGAAGAGGCAGGCGAGGAGGCCGAACTGGGAGCCGGCAGGGCCCACCTGAtggggggggtggaggaggggacaCATGTCACTTCCAGGTCCCAGGTGTGCAGGGAGCCCTGGGCACAGCTGGGCTGGAGCACGGGACCTGGGTGATCCTATTTCAAAGCCCCTCCCAGGGGTGGGGGCCCGAAGCTGAGGGGACGGGGGACAGCTGGAGCTACTGGATCAAGGCTGGGCTGGTTCCACCCATCCTTTCAGCGAAGGGGGAgacctcctatgtgccaggtgtAATAAAGCGGACAGATGAGCTTGCTCCAGGCAGGGTGCAGTGGGGAGGGGTCAGGCACTGAAGGAACCAACAGCATTAGGTTGGACTGATCAGAAAACTGCCATTTCTGTAGGTCAAGCAGGGTCACACACTGGCAATCTCCTAGGGCTCACACTGTACACATGGGACATGGTGGCAGGCAGTGGCCATGGCCATGAAGAAATGAAGCAGGGAAGAGGAACAGAGTGAGGGGCAGGGTTCAGGAAGGCTTTTCTGGAGGTACCATCTGACATGACTCAGGGACATCACGGCTCCCTCGAGCCGGGGATTAAGGGCTCAGCCAGTAAGCCCCCAGCTTAGCTGTCCATCCGCTTTTGAGCCCAGCATGGAAGGAGCCATGTGTCCCTCTGGCAGACCCCgggtggaaggggtggggagcagcagaGCCGGCCCTCCCTACCTTCCCGCCCGGTCCCGAGACCCTACCTCTGCCCGGTACGGGAGGAAGAGGGCACTGGCGAGATTGCCGGTGATGCCGCTGAGAATAAAGATGATGGCGATACGGTGCCAGCCGGCCAGCTTCTCCAGGTCCCGCAAGATGGTCATTTGGAAGACTACAGACACGAAGCAGTGTACCATGCTGGGCGGGGGACACACTGGCATCAGCCTTCCCACGTCTACTCACGGCCGCCAGCAAGGCAACCTCAGCAGCAGCGTGGTGTGGAGGACTGTGCTGGCTGTTCCCCGGGCAGGAGCCCCTCCACCAGGGGTCCAGTGGGGCGACACCACAGGGGTCTGGGGGGTGGGCAGCAGGGAGCCTTACCCAGCATGGAGGAACAGCGACAGCCAGAGCCTATAGAACTGGTCTGGGACCTCGGGGTTGAGGAAGGGTAGCAGCCCACATACCTCATCCAAGCAGTGCACCTGGGGGTGAGTGCACGGGAGTCGGTACCTAGGACCCACCTGGGTCAGAGGCCCTGATGTGGGGGGCAGAGCCCGACACCTGCTCCAGGGGCTGCCCTGCCCAGCTTCTTATGCCCAGGGCCCCGCCTGGCCTCCTTACCTGGGAGCAGAGCGTCGCCTCTTCGTGGAAATAGCCGTGCATAAACTCGCAATACTCCCGAGTGGTGATCTCACAGCTGGAGGGACAGGGAGGCAAGGGGGCATATCAGGGCACTGAGAACCCCTGCCCACCTCGTCTGGAGCCAGCGCCTGGCCACAGCCAGCATCACTGGCGGGAAGGCAGTGCTCCTCTGCAGAGACCCGGGCTCTGGGGAGAGCTTCCTTCATCCTGCTTGCACCATGGGTGACCCCGAGCACACGAGGGAGGACATCAGCCCAGGTGTGggtagaagaggaggaggagcacaGGAAGCTCTGGGCAGGGGTCCTGCCCGGCTCACCTGCCCTTGGTGCCGATACAGCAGGGGCGGCCCTTGATCTGACAGTCCATGTGCAGGAAGCCCGAGTGGTTACTCCTGGCCTGCTCCGTGCAGATCTGTGGGGGAGCACCAACAGGACTGGGCCCGTGCAGCCCAAGGCGCCCCCTCTCCACCCGTCCCAGACCACTCCCTGCCCCGCACTCACTGGCCACTTGGTGATGTCATCGGGCCAGATGTGGGCGCCGCTGGAGGCCGGCTCCTCGCAGGTTCTGAAGGCAGAGGTGAAAGAGGGCAAAATGAGAGTGTGTGGCACCCCCAGCCACACCTACCAGCCCATGTCCCTGTGGGCAGCACAGACAACATACTACTCAATGCCGTCGTCTCAGCCCCATCAAGGGCTACCCTGGGACCGTACCTGGGGTCCTGATGGCACACGGCCCCTGACGTCCGCTTCTGGCCCAGGTCGGACTTGTCCATGGGGGGCCCAGTGTCATCCTGCCACTTGACAAAAGTAGCCAAAGTCTCCTGGAGGATGGAGGTGAGCTGATCATGCCAGGTCAGGGCCACCCCCATCAAAGAGGTCAAGGGAGCCTCTAGGAGAGGGGCTCCTCCTGGTTTCCAGGCCTCAGGTCCATCTCCCAGACCCCCACCCCCGGGTGACATTCCCAAGACCTGGCTTTCACTTCTCTGAGGTTGGGGAGGTCAGCACCCGCCCTGTGCTGGGGGTGTGTACAGGGGTGCGTGAGGCTGGGGAGggcagaagaaggaagagggcaTGTGGCCACTGCCCTTGAAGGGCCCCTCCTCGAGGCCAGGGCAAGTGTACAAGGTGCAGGGGACCAGAGTGTGGCAGGGTTGGTGGGCCCGGGGTGGATGGCGGCCCCTGCCCCCACCGAGCAGTCCTTCCGCTGGGTCTGGATGCAGCCTGAGTGGTCATTCTGGACACAGCAGCCTGAGTCCCGTTCCAGGTCTCGCTCCCGCAGCACCAGCTGCTTGATCTGCCTGTCTTTCCGGATGCAGGGCGAGAACTTGGCTCCCAGGTGGATGAGGTCAATCTGTccggggtggggagagggtgaaCTCGGGCCCAGACCTGAGCGTCTTCCCTGATGAGGTACGCTACTAGGCAACtgaccccctccctgcccagctggGGGTGACAGGGCTCAGGGATTCCCTGCTGAGATGCTGGTCCCCCCCTGGCCCCTCACCGAGCTGGGGCCGATCCAGAAGTTCTCTTGCTGGATGTACTTGACACTCTCATATACACCTTTGTTCCTGAGCACCTAGTGTAGAGGTGGAAGGAGCGGCTCAGGCACTTCGCGTCCCAGGCTCAGCCGCCAGGAAGGGGCCGAGGGGCAAAGCAGTGGGAGCGCAGCACACCCTCCTGCCTGGGCCAGGTGGTTGCCATGGGTGGGATTTGGTGGCCTATGACACTGAAGCCCCTCAGGGGGGCTGAGACGCCGAAGGTGGAGCCCCCCCGTCTGCAGCCCAACTCACCAGCTGGGTGGTGATGTGCTGGGCGAAGCCCACGGGTGCAATGCCGTACGTGCAGATCACCAGCAGTGTGATGATGATGTGGACGAAGGTCAGCCAGTAGGTGAAGTAGGGCCTGGGGCAGAGGCCTGGGTCAGCAGCGCAGACACTTAGCTCtgacctgctccccaccccccgacCCATGCCATTTCTACCTCCAATTCATCCTTCACCACAGTGACTTTTAAAACGCACCTCTAGGCGTCTCTCTCCCAGCTTAAAACCCTTGGATGGCTTCCCGCTCCCCTTGGGATAAAGTCTAATATCGACCCCCTCCCACTGGCTGCTAGGCCTTGCTGtgcctgcccacctccccagactccttcctctccttttgcAGTTGGTGGAACACATACTGCTCCCTGcaaccccagggcctttgcacacgaTGCTTCCTTTGCCAGGGATGCTCTTCCCATCTCTCTTCAGCCAGCTAACTGCTGCCCATCCTGACTGCATCCCCCCTACCACGCACGCTGTGCACGCCCACTCTGTCTTCTTCCAGGACACTCGCCATACCTGTTATTACTTGATGATTTTGTAATTTTGGGTCCAGTATCTACAAGATCATTGCCAACTGTCCACTCTGCAAGAACTGCCCCTCCCCAACCCTCTGGCTTCCCCTAAGGTCTTGGGTGTGTGTCCCCCACACTCCCCTCACTCATGGTTGCAGCTTCTAACTGTCCCTCTGACCCGCCCTGCCCTCTCTGCTCCATCCTGCTGGGGCTCTGTTGCAGGGCTTGTGTGCTGGCACTCAATGAATGGTTGTTGACGGACAGCTGCCTGGGAGCTCGGAAAACAGGGAGGGTGGAGAAGAGGCGGCAAGAGCCTGAGGACCCTTCTCGGGTGATGCTCCTGCCCACGGAGTGGAGTGCGGCCACCGCGCCCGCTCACCGGTGGCTGTCAAAGCTCTCCAGCTGCCGCTGCACGGTACTACTGATGCTGCGACGGTAGCTGCGGTTCAGCCAGTTGCCCACCACGCCCAGGCCGTAGTGCCGCTTCTGCCGGTCGAAGGCAAAGTGCTTCACCTTGGAGGCAATGCGCTTGCCACGCTTGGCCACGGGGGCCGGGGTGCGGCCGTGCTCCTTCCTGCCGGGGATGGTGGCATCTCAGCCTGATGCCCGTCCACACAGCCCAGGAAGGGGCTCAGGAGGGATTTGTGGTCTGGGGGGGTCCCCTGCAGGGTCACTGGGCTCTAGGGAGCCCTTTACCCACTATGCCACCTCCACCTGCAGAAGGGGCTACCCAGAACTCAGAACTCACAGAGGGATCTGCACCCCGTCGGGGGAGACGGGCGAGGCCGACCGTGGGATTCCCCGGAAGTAGTTGGCAGAGAGTGGGGGAGACTCAAACACATCGTCAGCCATGGAGCTCATttcttcctggggtgggggtggagtgggggacaCAGAAAGAGTAGTGTGAGGAGTCACTGTCCCCGATACTGCCCCCAGCAACTCAAGGACAGGACAAGGAAGGACACGCAGGCTCTTTGTGTGTCGGCCCTCAGGGTGATTTTCCTGGCTGGCACCCTGTCCCACCCCCTGTGTCACTCTACCTGATAGAAAGATGGGGCCCCAGGAGCTCCACAAGGTGGCACAGCCCATCCCACTGATGGGCCTTTGGATCTCTCATGGTCAAGAACAGGTCACCCCTCCTAGCTCCCAGGCTACGGGCTACCCTGTCCCCTGCCCTGAAGGCCCACACCCCATGCTTGCCTTACTAAAAAATGAGGAGTCAAACGTGTCTCCCCCATCGACCGCGTCTTCTTCCAGGAAGCTGGGGTAAGCGAAGCTGCGTTTGACCACCGGGCACCGCTGTCCAGTGGCATCCAGCACCGAGCGCCCCTGTGCACAGGGCAGAGGCACAGGCTTTAGGCGTCCCCGAAACCAAAGGAATCGTCAAGCCCACCCTCCTGGGAATAGCGCCTTGGGAGGCGGGATCCTGCCCCAAGCACGGAGGGCTAGGAACAAGGCACCAGCTTCTCCACATCCCTGAATGCACCATCTCTCTCTCCATGTTTGCTGTTATCGTCTCCCTGGTGACCTCCTGCCCTCTGGTTTGGGCAGCTAACACCCCACCATCCGACACCCTAACTCCTACACCCCAGTCCTGGCTTCTTGGCATGGCACACCAGTCCGCTGCTCACCTTTTTGACCCCATCTCCTTCCATTCCTCTTCCAACTAAAACCTTCCTTCACTAATACCACATGGAACCACCTGCTGCTCCCCCAACTGCCATGccccttcccacctccaggcctttgcataGGCCATTCCCTCTGCAGAGAATGctgttcccttccttcctttcctggcaAAATTTTCCTTATGTTTCTGAGCTCAACTCAAGTGTGTTCCCTGACTTCAGCCCCTCTCCTGGGTGAGATGGGGCAGCACCTCCTCTGGGTGGGTCCTATACTCATCACACTGAATGGTGCCATCCGCCCTTACCTGGGCTGGGAGCTCTTCCAGGGCAGGGACACTGGCTCATTTCACTCTGCAGCCCCCATGCCCAGCACACACGATGGGCTCGGCAAACATGGGCAATGAGTGCTGACTGCGTGTTTCATTGCCTGCTTCCCCAGCTTATATGTCATTGCAGACTAGAGAGGTGGCAGGG contains the following coding sequences:
- the RHBDF2 gene encoding inactive rhomboid protein 2, which encodes MASADKNGESVSSVSGSRLQSRKPPNLSITIPPPETPAPDEQTSMLPQRPRNPAYLKSVSLQEPRGRWPEGSSEKRPGFRRQTSLSQSIRKGTAQWFGVSGDWEMKRQHWQRRSLHHCSVRYGRLKASCQRDLELPSQEVPSFQGTESPKPCKMPKIVDPLARGRAFRHPDEVDRPHAPHPPLTPGVLSLTSFTSVRSGHSHLPRRKRMSVAHMSFQAAAALLKGRSVLDATGQRCPVVKRSFAYPSFLEEDAVDGGDTFDSSFFSKEEMSSMADDVFESPPLSANYFRGIPRSASPVSPDGVQIPLKEHGRTPAPVAKRGKRIASKVKHFAFDRQKRHYGLGVVGNWLNRSYRRSISSTVQRQLESFDSHRPYFTYWLTFVHIIITLLVICTYGIAPVGFAQHITTQLVLRNKGVYESVKYIQQENFWIGPSSIDLIHLGAKFSPCIRKDRQIKQLVLRERDLERDSGCCVQNDHSGCIQTQRKDCSETLATFVKWQDDTGPPMDKSDLGQKRTSGAVCHQDPRTCEEPASSGAHIWPDDITKWPICTEQARSNHSGFLHMDCQIKGRPCCIGTKGSCEITTREYCEFMHGYFHEEATLCSQVHCLDEVCGLLPFLNPEVPDQFYRLWLSLFLHAGMVHCFVSVVFQMTILRDLEKLAGWHRIAIIFILSGITGNLASALFLPYRAEVGPAGSQFGLLACLFVELFQSWQLLERPWKAFLKLSAVVLLLFVCGLLPWIDNIAHIFGFLSGLLLAFAFLPYITFGTSDKYRKRALILVSLLVFAGLFASLVIWLYVHPIHWPWIEYLTCFPFTNRFCEKYELDQVLH